The following is a genomic window from Clostridium fungisolvens.
GTATACGAAACTTCTTCATATGTAAGAGATTATGATATTGTTGGTGTAGTTAAGAGTTACGATAAAGAAACTAAGCTTGCAACGATAGAGCAAAAAAACAGAGTTTTTGAAGGTGATGTAGTTGAAGTTTTAAGACCTGAAGGCGATTCGTTTGAGGTAAGTTTATCAGACATGAAGGATCATTTAGGAAATAAGATTGAGGTTGCTCCAAGGGCGCAAATGATATTTACTATAAGTTCAGAAACAGAGCTTAGAGAAAATGATATGCTTATAAAGAGTAAGGGGGACAACTAATGTCAAAACCGATTTTGATAGGAATTACCGGAGGAACTGGTTCGGGGAAAAGTACTATTGCTAAAGAAATATATAACAAGTTTGATCAAACTTGTATTGCAATGATAGAACAAGACTCATATTATAAGGATCAAAGTTATCTTTCTATGGAAGATAGACAAAAAACTAACTATGATCATCCGGATGCTTTTGATAATTCTTTATTAGTTGAACATTTAAAAGCTTTAGTAGAAGGAAAGAGTATAGAGAAACCTAAATATGATTTCTCAATTCACAATAGAGTATCGGAAACTACTACTGTGGACTCAAAAGATATAATAATTGTCGAAGGAATATTAGTTTTAGAAGATAGTAGAATAAGAGATCTTTTAGACATTAAAATATATGTAGATACTGATTCGGATGTTAGGATAATACGTAGATTACAAAGGGATATAACTGAAAGAAAGAGAACAGTGGAATCAGTTATAAACCAATATCTAAGTGTAGTAAGACCTATGCATTTACAATTTACTGAACCTACAAAAAGATATGCTGACCTGATAATTCCAGAAGGTGGACATAATAAGGTAGCAATAGATATAATGGTAGCAAAAATTAAGCAAATTCTACTTGAATAGAATTTTCAAACAATAACATGAATAAAACACCCCTCTAAAGGCTAGAATTCAGCAAGAGGGGTGTTTTTATGTTAACGAAGAAAAGATTTATTATAATAGCTGATTTTGTAATAGCTTCATTTATTGTATTGATATTTAGATTGTTCTATGTAGGCAATGAATATAATCCTAGTGCTATAGAAAAAGAATATAGTCATAATGTACAAGTAGATACTACAGCCGATAACAAATATGCATTGGTTGACGATAACAATAAAGACTTGCTTTCGTATAATAAAAAATATGTTGTAGTTATAGATGCTATGGTTTTTAAATTAAATAGTACTGAAAATAATCTAAGAAATCTATTGGCATTAAGTTATATTATGAAAAATGAAGTGAAGGATTTCTCGTATAAAGATATTTTAAAGACTACTGGAAAGATATATTATACTGTGAGTGAAGATAGTTACAATAAGATAAAAGAGCTTAAAACCATGAAGGGGCTTTATTGGTATACATCATCTAATGTGAATAGAACTGAAGCCTGGAAGATTGAGAATATACTTT
Proteins encoded in this region:
- the udk gene encoding uridine kinase, which encodes MSKPILIGITGGTGSGKSTIAKEIYNKFDQTCIAMIEQDSYYKDQSYLSMEDRQKTNYDHPDAFDNSLLVEHLKALVEGKSIEKPKYDFSIHNRVSETTTVDSKDIIIVEGILVLEDSRIRDLLDIKIYVDTDSDVRIIRRLQRDITERKRTVESVINQYLSVVRPMHLQFTEPTKRYADLIIPEGGHNKVAIDIMVAKIKQILLE